Proteins from a genomic interval of Spea bombifrons isolate aSpeBom1 chromosome 4, aSpeBom1.2.pri, whole genome shotgun sequence:
- the LOC128491542 gene encoding hepatic lectin-like, with protein MQHEPEASCEKNWIQFEGSCYYIHSRKSTWMNARSVCKTKGSDLVVITSEEEQHFLMINTNGKDQRFWIGLHDMDDEGTWTWVDGTDYEKSYKFWKKGEPNDYDSNEDCAHLWRNGEWNDVHCTYNDCYAICEKKLG; from the exons aTGCAACacgagccag AGGCATCCTGCGAGAAGAACTGGATACAATTTGAAGGCAGCTGTTACTATATCCATTCAAGAAAATCTACTTGGATGAACGCAAGATCTGTGTGCAAAACAAAGGGAAGTGATCTGGTTGTAATAACCAGTGAAGAGGAACAG CATTTCCTGATGATAAATACAAATGGCAAAGACCAACGTTTTTGGATTGGGCTGCATGACATGGATGATGAAGGCACGTGGACATGGGTGGATGGAACAGACTATGAAAAGTCATACAA GTTCTGGAAGAAAGGGGAACCAAATGATTATGATTCGAACGAAGACTGTGCTCACTTATGGAGAAATGGAGAGTGGAATGATGTGCACTGTACCTATAACGATTGTTACGCAATTTGTGAAAAGAAACTTGGCTGA
- the LOC128490558 gene encoding hepatic lectin-like, translated as MDPDSSFTHKRFDTSITLPDRGWNYYRKKPMFLTYGLMALSYILILALFIIVLSKSSSGGPKVNTNIQAEISALKKNISDLTSKCNTLEQTSAKASCEKNWIQFEGSCYYIHSRKSNWMNARSVCKTKGSDLVVITSEEEQHFLMINTNGKDQRFWIGLHDMDDEGTWTWVDGTDYEKSYKFWKKGEPNDYDSNEDCAHLWRNGEWNDVHCTYNDCYAICEKKLG; from the exons ATGGACCCAGACAGCAGCTTTACCCACAAGAGGTTTGATACTAGCATAACATTACCAG ACAGAGGATGgaattattacagaaaaaaacccatGTTTCTCACATATGGACTAATGGCTCTTTCATACATATTGATCCTGGCTCTTTTCATAATTGTTCTATCTAAGT CGTCAAGTGGTGGGCCTAAGGTGAATACAAATATCCAGGCTGAAATCAGTGccttaaagaaaaata tcTCAGATCTTACATCAAAATGTAACACATTGGAACAGACTTCCGCAA AGGCATCCTGTGAGAAGAACTGGATACAATTTGAAGGCAGCTGTTACTATATCCATTCAAGAAAATCTAACTGGATGAACGCAAGATCTGTGTGCAAAACAAAGGGAAGTGATCTGGTTGTAATAACCAGTGAAGAGGAACAG CATTTCCTGATGATAAATACAAATGGCAAAGACCAACGTTTTTGGATCGGGCTGCATGACATGGATGATGAAGGCACGTGGACATGGGTGGATGGAACCGACTATGAAAAGTCATACAA GTTCTGGAAGAAAGGGGAACCAAATGATTATGATTCGAACGAAGACTGTGCTCACTTATGGAGAAATGGAGAGTGGAATGATGTGCACTGTACCTATAACGATTGTTATGCAATTTGTGAAAAGAAACTTGGCTGA
- the LOC128491543 gene encoding hepatic lectin-like → MNELNNMKNNGPSCDSEWLRLNGNCYYFSVTKWNWRKSRFLCVTKGSDLAVINDDMEQRFISLITFGQCYWIGLSYKEDEGGWSWVDGTDYNTSYKSWNTSKRNDLGKKEECAQLSVYGEWNNVQCSYNQCYAVCEMKQ, encoded by the exons GTCCATCCTGTGACAGTGAATGGTTACGACTTAATGGCAACTGCTATTACTTCAGCGTTACTAAATGGAACtggaggaagtccaggtttctGTGTGTCACCAAGGGAAGTGATCTAGCTGTGATTAACGATGATATGGAGCAG AGATTTATCTCGTTAATAACCTTTGGCCAATGTTATTGGATCGGTCTGAGTTACAAAGAAGATGAAGGTGGATGGTCTTGGGTAGACGGAACAGACTATAATACATCATATaa GTCCTGGAACACAAGTAAACGAAATGATCTTGGTAAAAAAGAAGAATGTGCCCAGCTATCGGTCTATGGAGAGTGGAATAATGTGCAATGCAGCTACAACCAATGCTATGCTGTTTGTGAAATGAAACAATGA